The DNA region AATAGAACGACGAGAGGTCACCGCCTGGGTTGGCAAGGTTGAAACTGTAGCCGCCGTTGGTAAAGGAGCAGGAACGGGAGATCGCGACTTAGCCTGCTTAACAACTACCGTGGTTTCTGGAATTTCTCCTGAACTGGACGGTATAGGAGACTCAGCACTGGCTGGTTGGGAGAAATTATTGAGACGTACCACTTGCATGGAGCGCGGTACTGAATTAGAAGCTGTGGGTTGTCCTGCGTTTCCTGGAATTGGGAAGGAGGCGGCTGTAATGCCGTTAGCAGGGGCGCTCGCCGTTTTAGCAGGCACAGGCGCGTTGGCTGACCGGGAGGGTTGAGCAGGTGCAGGAGTTGGGGGTTCAGAGCGAGAAACGGATGGCGGCTGTATAGGAGTTTCAGCTTTAGCTACTGGGGCGGTGGGTGTAGCCGTTGCTCCGGGTAGCTGAGTCCCAAAGGGAATGGTGGAAGTTGCCGTAGTTGAAGACGGCATTACAGTAGAAGCAGGGTTTGTCAACTCATTCTGCTCGTTATTTTCAATGGAGTTGTTCCCCAGTGTTGGGCGAGCCTGACCCTGCAGGACAATAGCCATTTTGTTGCGAGTAATCCGATTGCCGATGATTTCAGGGATGGCGCGATCGCGCACTAGAATTGCAGTGCCTGTTTGTTCAAAGATGTTGTCCTGTACAGAGGGTCGGGCCGTATTCTGAACCCGAATTCCAACATCATCGTTCTGATAGAAGAAATTATTACGAATCACAGGGGCGCTATTCCCCGTTACCACAATGCCACCCTCTTTGCTTCCCTGAAAGGTGTTGTTGGTCAGGGTTGGGTTGCTGAATTCAACCTGGATACCATACCCTGTGGGATTGGTAATCGTGACCCCAGACAGAGTAGAGTAATTGGCACCTCCCAAAATGGTGATACTACGACGGGCAGAACTGGGGCCAGAGAACCAGCCACCTCCCCGAATCACCACATCCTGTCCCCGATTTTCAGGATTTCCCTGAATCGTCATCCGAGGTCGTAGCGTAATCGGAAACACTTCTCCGGTTTCCACGCTGTAAGTACCCGGTGCGAGTTGAATCATACTGTTGGGCTGGGCAACCTGGAGAGCCTGGGTAATCGTTTTGAAGGGAGCACGATCGCTGCCGTCTCCAGTACTGTCATTGCCAGTCACCGGATTGACATATAACACAGGATGGGCGGTTGCATTTTCGGTAGACTGAGCCAGCCGGAACGGTACTTGAGACGGTAGGATGATTTGGGCAATAGCTCCAGAGCTACCACAACTGACAGCAATGCTAGTGATCAGTCCGATCCTGAGCCAAACCGATAATTGGGATAAGGGATGATTGCAAGCAGGTTGAATCCGATGCTGGATCAGTTGATACATTGGTGCTGCCCTTAAACTCAATGTTTTTCTCGTTCGCAGGAACGTTGCTGGAATTTTCATGGAAAGCACGTCCAGGAGCGATTCCGTTGTACTCCATTTAGCAGAAGTTGAAGCACTAATTTTTCCTGTGGATAAGGTTGTTGAAATGCCCGATCGCCCGAATCATCGATTTGTTCAACCCGCGCTGTATCGCATTCTGGATGCCAATTTAGATCGCGCCCGTGAAGGCTTGCGGGTGATTGAAGAATGGTGCCGTTTTGCGCTGGACGATGCAACCCTGGTGGAAGCGTGTAAAGCCCTGCGACAGGAGATAGCCCACTGGCACACCTCAGAATTACGAGCCGCCAGAGACACGCCCGATGATGTGGGTACGGATTTAACCCATCCGGATGAAGCCACGCGATCGGATGTGCAGCAGGTGCTTCAGGCCAATCTCTGTCGCATCCAGGAAGCTTTAAGGGTGCTGGAAGAATACGGCAAGGTATATCACCCGGAGATGGGCGCGGCCTGCAAACAAATGCGGTATCGAATTTACACCCTGGAAAGTACGTTGATGGTGTATGAGCGGCATCAGAAGCTGAAGGATGCTCGACTGTATTTAGTGACTTCTCCCTCAGACACTTTATTCGCCACTGTGGAAGCTGCTTTGCAGGGTGGCCTAACTCTGGTGCAATACCGGGATAAGGAGTCAGAGGATCTGGTACGCCTGGAACGGGCCGCCAAGTTGTGTAACCTGTGCCATCAGTATCAAGCACTGTTTATTGTCAACGATCGCGTCGATCTGGCCTTAGCTGTGAATGCGGATGGAGTCCATCTGGGCCAGCAAGACATTCCCCTTTCCTTAGCGAGACAGTTGTTAGGAAGCCAGCGAATCATTGGCCGCTCCACCAAGAACCCGGAGGAGATGCAACGAGCGATTCAAGAAGGGGCTGATTATATCGGTGTGGGGCCAGTCTATGAGACTCCAACAAAAGCAGGACGGGCGGCGGCGGGTCTGGACTATGTTCGATACGCCGTGGATCACGCGACGATTCCCTGGTTTGCGATCGGCGGTATTGACCTGACCAATCTAGCTGAAGTGCTGGCCGCCGGAGCGGAACGGGTTGCCGTTGTCCGAGCTATCATGCAGGCGGAATCTCCTACCTCGGCAACACAATCCTTTTTAGACAGGCTCACCCTTAAATTGGGCCGCAGATCGCCTTTGCTGCAGTAGCGTCGTCCTGTCTCATTTTTTTTGAAGGCAGATATTATGGCGTAGTCATCACCTAAACTGAGTATAAAAGCCTTTATCACTATGCCTGACTGTACAGGAAGGGCGGAAAACCAAGGGCGATGCGACACTAATCAGGAGTAGTATGACGAACCTAACTTCCAGAGTGATTCACCGAGCAATGTCTGGCATACTGGCCACGACCCTGCTTGGGGTTGTCCTGCTGCAACCTGCTGCGAATGCTTGTACCCGTATTCTCTGGAATAACAATAAGCTTGCCGTCGTGGTCGGGCGAACGATGGACTGGCCTGAATCGACTCAGCCGATCCTGACTGTTTTTCCGCGAGGGATGAAACGAGACGGCGGACTACTGGCATCTGAGGTAGTGGTGAAGGAGAACCCGGCTCGCTGGACTTCTAAGTACGGTAGCGTTGTTACGACTGCCTATGGAGTGGGCACGGTCGATGGGTTGAATGAAAAAGGCTTGGGAGTCCATCTGCTTTACTTAAAAGCGACTGATTTTGGGCCACGGGATGTCAGTAAGGCAGGACTTCAGGCCGGACTCTGGGGACAGTATCTGTTGGACAACGCCGCTACGGTGAAAGAAGCCCTGGAACTCATGCAAAAGATTCAACCTGTGATGGTCACTTATCAGGGAATTAAAGCAACGTTGCATCTGTCGATTGAGGATGCCAGTGGAGATTCAGCCATCATCGAATATGTCAATGGGAAACCCCAGGTACACCACGGGCGTGAGTTCCTCGTCATGACCAACGACCCCCCTTATGAGGAGCAGTTAGCCCTGCTGAAGAAATGGGAGTTAGACTTTGCGAATGCCACTCGCCAAACCATGCTACCGGGCAACGTTGACCCCAGTCATCGCTTTGTTCGAGCCACGTATTTCGAGCGCTTTTTACCTGAACCGAAAAACCAGCAGGAAGCGATCGCGGGTATTCTGGCGATCGCCCGGAATGTCTCTGTTCCCTTCGGTGCGCCTAACAACGCTCCCGGCACTCTCTACAATACCGAGTATCGAACGGCGATCGACCTCACTAACAAGCGTTATTTCTTCGAGTTGTCCACCAGTCCCAACGTGGTTTGGCTCGATCTGGCCCAGTTCAATCTCAACCCTGGTGCCCCTGTCATGGTGCTTAACCCAGACAACATTGCCCTATCAGGAAACGTGACAACAAAGTTCCAGAAGGCTCTAAAAGCCCCATTCTGAGGGAATTCAAAATTCAAAAGGAATGGCTCCTGGCAATAGTTCCATGCCACAATCAACTTATTCAGTCGCAATTTTTTCTGCGATTTTAATAAGCTCTGGACTGGTTATGGTTCTCACCCTCTACAAGTGGACACTGGATCGGTTCCAGATGTGGTGGTAGACGTGCGACGGTTATTTAGCTAGCCGCTCTTGAAGTAGGAAACTTTTTCTAATACGCCCACTTTCTAATACGCCCACTCGGCAAACCAGGAAATGGCGACTCCCAGAACAGAACCGGCAATCACTTGAAAGGGAGTGTGGCCCAGGAGTTCCTTTAGGCGGGCTTCTGAGAGTTGGTGATCGCCTTCAAAAAATTCGTCGATGATCTGGTTGAGCACACGAGCCTGTTTACCTGCGGCCTGCCGCACGCCTGCTGCATCGTACATGACGATCGCCGCAAACACCACCGCGATCGCAAATTCAGGACTGGCCCAGCCAAGGGTTTGACCGACTCCAGCCGCGAGGGCAGTCACAAACGCAGAATGAGCACTGGGCATTCCGCCTGTTTCGACTAGGGCGCGGATGTTGAGTTTGCCATTTTTGGCCAGGTCAACGGCAATTTTGAGTGCTTGAGCTATTAAACAGGCTGCAATTGCAACCAGCAGCACCTGGTTGTGAAGAATGTCGCCAAAGTCCTGCATGGTTTTTGAGGGGGATAAGAAAGTCAGTTTGAGCAAAAATAAAAAGTTTGGTGGGCCAGCGGAGGGCAAGATGAGCGATCAGGAGCAGTGCTGGAATCCAGCTTACAGGTTTAATGGGTACGGGATGTAATAAATTCAGCCAGGGCAATCAGGGGAGTAGCTTTGTCACCGAACTCAGCTAATTCTGCTTTGGCCCCCGCAATTAAATGCTCAGCCTGCCGACGGGATTCCTCCAGGCCCCAAATACTGGGATAAGTTGCCTTTTGAGCTTGCAAATCCTTACCTGCCGTTTTACCCAACTCTTCTTGAGTGGCGGTGATATCGAGAATGTCATCCACAATTTGGAAGGCCAGCCCAATGTTTTGAGCATATCGGGATAAGCGTTGCAAATCGGCTTCAGGCGCACCCGCCAGCACGGCCCCGGAGGTGACGGAGGCTTCCAGCAGAGCGGCTGTTTTGTGGTTATGAATGAAGTTGAGCGTTTCGAGGGAGACATTCGGCTTGCCCTCGCAGTCCAGATCCACGATTTGGCCACCCACCAATCCGGCGGCACCTACGGCTCGGCCCAGCATAGCCACCACCTTGAGCAGGCGATCGGCGGGAACATGTTGGGTTTCAACGGCAACATGCTCAAAGGCATAAGCCAGCAGACCATCGCCAGCGAGAATTGCCACATCTTCACCAAAAACCTTATGGTTTGTGAGTTTGCCCCGTCGGTAGTCATCGTTATCCATCGCGGGCAAATCATCGTGAATCAGAGACATGGTGTGGATCATTTCCAGGGCACAGGCCGTTGGCAGGGCCATTTCCACAGTGCCTCCAGTCAGTTCGCAGGTAGCCAGACACAGGATAGGACGCAGTCGTTTCCCACCAG from Leptodesmis sichuanensis A121 includes:
- a CDS encoding DUF1565 domain-containing protein, whose protein sequence is MYQLIQHRIQPACNHPLSQLSVWLRIGLITSIAVSCGSSGAIAQIILPSQVPFRLAQSTENATAHPVLYVNPVTGNDSTGDGSDRAPFKTITQALQVAQPNSMIQLAPGTYSVETGEVFPITLRPRMTIQGNPENRGQDVVIRGGGWFSGPSSARRSITILGGANYSTLSGVTITNPTGYGIQVEFSNPTLTNNTFQGSKEGGIVVTGNSAPVIRNNFFYQNDDVGIRVQNTARPSVQDNIFEQTGTAILVRDRAIPEIIGNRITRNKMAIVLQGQARPTLGNNSIENNEQNELTNPASTVMPSSTTATSTIPFGTQLPGATATPTAPVAKAETPIQPPSVSRSEPPTPAPAQPSRSANAPVPAKTASAPANGITAASFPIPGNAGQPTASNSVPRSMQVVRLNNFSQPASAESPIPSSSGEIPETTVVVKQAKSRSPVPAPLPTAATVSTLPTQAVTSRRSIRIPVPATATGSESTFPTGGPLANPSEQAAAIPIPVPPPESGTVTPAPARMVNPTPSTPTTPRPPVQAVSILPVPSSDIPLGNISGMPKVYTTGSAASVSTKSLAAAPAASTGTIVRYRVVVAATDDTQQTQVRSIVPEAFPISYKGKSMMQAGAFSDRSRADQLASTLISQGLTASVEEMN
- a CDS encoding thiamine phosphate synthase gives rise to the protein MDKVVEMPDRPNHRFVQPALYRILDANLDRAREGLRVIEEWCRFALDDATLVEACKALRQEIAHWHTSELRAARDTPDDVGTDLTHPDEATRSDVQQVLQANLCRIQEALRVLEEYGKVYHPEMGAACKQMRYRIYTLESTLMVYERHQKLKDARLYLVTSPSDTLFATVEAALQGGLTLVQYRDKESEDLVRLERAAKLCNLCHQYQALFIVNDRVDLALAVNADGVHLGQQDIPLSLARQLLGSQRIIGRSTKNPEEMQRAIQEGADYIGVGPVYETPTKAGRAAAGLDYVRYAVDHATIPWFAIGGIDLTNLAEVLAAGAERVAVVRAIMQAESPTSATQSFLDRLTLKLGRRSPLLQ
- a CDS encoding linear amide C-N hydrolase, whose amino-acid sequence is MTNLTSRVIHRAMSGILATTLLGVVLLQPAANACTRILWNNNKLAVVVGRTMDWPESTQPILTVFPRGMKRDGGLLASEVVVKENPARWTSKYGSVVTTAYGVGTVDGLNEKGLGVHLLYLKATDFGPRDVSKAGLQAGLWGQYLLDNAATVKEALELMQKIQPVMVTYQGIKATLHLSIEDASGDSAIIEYVNGKPQVHHGREFLVMTNDPPYEEQLALLKKWELDFANATRQTMLPGNVDPSHRFVRATYFERFLPEPKNQQEAIAGILAIARNVSVPFGAPNNAPGTLYNTEYRTAIDLTNKRYFFELSTSPNVVWLDLAQFNLNPGAPVMVLNPDNIALSGNVTTKFQKALKAPF
- a CDS encoding divergent PAP2 family protein, translated to MQDFGDILHNQVLLVAIAACLIAQALKIAVDLAKNGKLNIRALVETGGMPSAHSAFVTALAAGVGQTLGWASPEFAIAVVFAAIVMYDAAGVRQAAGKQARVLNQIIDEFFEGDHQLSEARLKELLGHTPFQVIAGSVLGVAISWFAEWAY
- the crtE gene encoding geranylgeranyl diphosphate synthase CrtE, producing MVVIDNKPTAQTGISFDLATYLAERQAIVEAALDRSLPVVYPEKIYEAMRYSLMAGGKRLRPILCLATCELTGGTVEMALPTACALEMIHTMSLIHDDLPAMDNDDYRRGKLTNHKVFGEDVAILAGDGLLAYAFEHVAVETQHVPADRLLKVVAMLGRAVGAAGLVGGQIVDLDCEGKPNVSLETLNFIHNHKTAALLEASVTSGAVLAGAPEADLQRLSRYAQNIGLAFQIVDDILDITATQEELGKTAGKDLQAQKATYPSIWGLEESRRQAEHLIAGAKAELAEFGDKATPLIALAEFITSRTH